One genomic window of Hippocampus zosterae strain Florida chromosome 12, ASM2543408v3, whole genome shotgun sequence includes the following:
- the st6gal2a gene encoding beta-galactoside alpha-2,6-sialyltransferase 2 — translation MKSSMRQWRRLMLVGMLAWVLIFLALFSYFLDARVNKSLTSAGSLFSQHPDTRRLASIQASHQQNPIVLSSSTPTLPDPESHTSSVVSSSSAPFANYGTQEVSRQDYMDPQTLAAWSSFGTENVGSHSDPVVQSREMTSHITEHHDRLSRAQPHGREEEEEDDQDERENADELKTNRVRTEGVKAAGDASLNMDENYSSKSALLLKRLWQGRLSADMLDPRLQQARNEYMKTNKHNVAFEGPRRAAQSAKQLLCQMKTQAQLSTVDGSEKPFSSFGWARLVPSLPLEQLQGGRSFKTCAVVASAGAILRSRLGKEIDAHDAVLRFNAAPTEGYEKDVGSKTTIRIINSMVMASPKRHFQTSSLYKNVTLVAWDPAPYTLNLHKWYASPDYDLFRPYVEHRKLHPDQPFYILHPRYIWGLWDVIQGNTRVNIQPNPPSSGFTGILLMMALCEQVHVYEYIPSTRKTDLCHYYERYFDMACTLGAYHPLLYEKSLIMRINSGSEEDLRRKGRVTLPGFRTFDCDF, via the exons ATGAAGTCCAGCATGCGGCAGTGGAGGAGGCTCATGTTAGTGGGAATGCTGGCCTGGGTTCTCATCTTTCTGGCCCTTTTCTCCTACTTCCTGGATGCCCGCGTTAACAAGTCGCTGACCTCCGCCGGCTCCCTGTTTTCCCAGCACCCCGATACCCGCCGCCTGGCTTCCATCCAGGCCTCCCATCAGCAGAACCCCATCGTACTATCCAGCTCGACCCCCACCTTGCCGGACCCCGAGTCTCACACCAGCTCTGTGGTCTCCAGCAGCAGCGCGCCCTTTGCCAACTATGGCACCCAGGAGGTCAGTCGGCAAGACTACATGGACCCCCAGACTCTGGCGGCCTGGTCTTCCTTTGGcacagagaatgtgggctctCACTCTGACCCGGTGGTCCAAAGTCGTGAAATGACTTCCCATATTACGGAGCATCACGACCGCCTGAGCAGAGCACAGCCCCATggaagagaggaggaggaggaggacgaccaAGATGAGAGAGAAAATGCGGATGAACTGAAGACAAACAGAGTAAGAACCGAAGGTGTCAAGGCGGCTGGTGATGCCTCCTTAAACATGGACGAGAACTACTCATCCAAGTCGGCATTGCTGTTGAAGCGCCTGTGGCAGGGTCGCTTGTCCGCCGACATGCTGGACCCGAGGCTGCAGCAAGCCCGGAATGAGTACATGAAGACCAACAAACACAACGTGGCCTTCGAGGGGCCCCGCCGAGCCGCTCAAAGTGCCAAGCAGCTGCTGTGTCAGATGAAGACTCAGGCCCAGCTCAGCACCGTAGATGGATCGGAGAAGCCCTTCTCTTCATTCGGATGGGCCCGTCTCGTGCCGTCTCTCCCGCTGGAGCAGCTGCAAGGTGGGAGGAGCTTCAAGACCTGTGCCGTGGTCGCCTCTGCCGGCGCCATCCTACGGTCGAGACTGGGCAAAGAGATTG ATGCTCATGACGCCGTGTTGAGGTTCAACGCGGCGCCCACCGAGGGCTACGAGAAAGACGTGGGGAGCAAGACCACCATACGCATCATCAACTCAATG GTAATGGCAAGTCCAAAGCGTCACTTCCAGACCAGTTCTCTTTACAAGAATGTAACGTTGGTGGCATGGGACCCTGCGCCTTACACTCTCAACCTTCACAAG tggtaCGCCAGTCCAGACTACGACCTGTTTCGGCCATACGTGGAACACCGCAAGTTGCATCCCGACCAACCCTTCTACATCCTCCATCCCAGATATATTTGGGGCCTCTGGGATGTGATTCAGGGCAATACTCGGGTGAACATCCAGCCCAATCCTCCGTCATCCGGCTTCACAG GGATCCTCCTGATGATGGCGCTGTGCGAGCAGGTGCACGTGTACGAGTACATCCCATCCACGAGGAAGACGGACCTATGTCATTACTACGAGCGTTACTTTGACATGGCCTGCACTCTGGGTGCCTACCACCCCCTCTTGTATGAAAAGAGCCTCATCATGCGGATCAACAGCGGCTCAGAGGAAGACCTGCGCAGAAAGGGACGGGTCACGCTCCCCGGCTTCCGCACCTTTGACTGTGACTTCTGA